The following coding sequences are from one Salvia hispanica cultivar TCC Black 2014 chromosome 3, UniMelb_Shisp_WGS_1.0, whole genome shotgun sequence window:
- the LOC125210289 gene encoding tryptophan N-monooxygenase CYP79A68-like translates to MDIFNLLSSDGITNSIEMEFVLLLLVALLFPLYIIFHKRIQKRPKHPLPPGPSGYPIIGCLPEMVRNKPTFRWMLDYMQCLSTEIACFRLGSIHVITISSPELAREFFNVQDSVFAARPRNMTGRLTSNGYLSAVLAPGGDQWKKVRRVIVSKVLNSSVHQFLQGKRGEEADHLVRYVYNQSKTGVAVNVREAARLYCGGVIRKLVFGKRFFGAGTEAGGPGFEEKEHMDAVWIILSHTYGFAIADYVPFLEVFDFDGHKKTHTNAIKNLRKYQDPEINNRIEMWRNGVRTTKDDILDILINLKDSDNNPLLSAEEIKAQVIEMSIAAIDNPSNVAEWCLSEMSREPHILKRALEELDDIVGKKRVVQESDLPKLNYIQACVKEAIRLHPVAPFNLPHVSGYFIPKGSHILLSRLGLGQNPRVWDDPLKFNPDRHITNGSSQVVLTDSQLKMWTFGVGRRGCPAILLGSTIMTLLLARLIHSFSWTSLSTTPLIQDSNVFPFMAEPLMAYATPRLEPQVYQNVI, encoded by the exons ATGGATATCTTCAATTTGCTAAGTTCAGATGGGATCACCAATTC AATAGAGATGgaatttgtattattattattggtaGCATTACTGTTTCCCCTATATATAATCTTCCACAAAAGAATACAAAAAAGACCAAAACACCCTCTTCCACCAGGTCCGTCCGGCTACCCGATCATCGGTTGCTTACCGGAGATGGTGAGAAACAAGCCAACTTTCCGATGGATGCTCGACTACATGCAATGCCTCAGCACCGAGATCGCATGCTTTCGTCTCGGAAGCATCCACGTCATCACCATCAGCTCTCCCGAGCTTGCTCGAGAGTTTTTCAACGTGCAAGACTCTGTTTTCGCAGCAAGGCCGAGAAACATGACGGGTAGACTCACGAGTAATGGCTACTTGTCGGCTGTTCTTGCGCCCGGAGGCGATCAGTGGAAGAAAGTGAGGAGAGTCATTGTGTCGAAGGTGCTCAACTCATCTGTCCATCAATTTCTTCAAGGCAAGAGAGGCGAAGAAGCCGATCACCTTGTTCGATACGTTTACAACCAGTCCAAGACTGGTGTCGCCGTGAACGTGAGAGAGGCGGCGCGGCTTTACTGCGGCGGCGTGATTAGAAAGTTGGTGTTCGGGAAGAGGTTTTTTGGAGCCGGGACAGAGGCTGGTGGGCCCGGATTTGAAGAGAAGGAACACATGGATGCAGTGTGGATAATATTATCACACACATATGGATTTGCAATTGCTGATTATGTTCCATTTCTTGAGGTGTTTGATTTCGATGGTCATAAAAAAACTCATACCAATGCTATTaagaatttgagaaaatatcaAGATCCTGAAATTAATAATAGGATTGAGATGTGGCGGAATGGTGTTAGAACTACTAAGGATGATattcttgatattttgattaacCTCAAGGACTCTGACAATAATCCATTGTTGTCAGCAGAAGAGATCAAAGCCCAAGTTATT GAAATGAGTATAGCTGCGATTGATAATCCATCGAATGTTGCTGAGTGGTGCTTGAGCGAGATGAGTCGTGAACCACATATTCTTAAGAGGGCCCTTGAAGAGCTAGACGATATTGTAGGTAAAAAGAGAGTCGTACAAGAATCGGATTTGCCTAAACTGAACTATATACAAGCTTGTGTTAAGGAGGCAATAAGGCTACATCCCGTGGCACCATTCAACCTTCCCCATGTAAGTGGATACTTCATACCAAAAGGAAGTCACATCCTACTAAGTCGTCTTGGCCTAGGACAGAACCCCAGAGTCTGGGACGACCCTCTTAAATTTAATCCCGATCGCCATATTACAAATGGGTCCTCGCAAGTGGTTCTCACTGATTCTCAGTTGAAAATGTGGACGTTTGGTGTTGGAAGGCGTGGTTGCCCAGCCATTTTGCTTGGTTCTACCATAATGACACTTCTTTTAGCCAGACTTATTCATAGTTTTAGTTGGACGTCACTTTCTACTACGCCCCTAATTCAAGACTCAAATGTATTTCCTTTCATGGCTGAACCATTGATGGCTTATGCGACTCCTAGATTGGAACCACAAGTTTATCAAAATgtaatatga
- the LOC125211961 gene encoding uncharacterized protein LOC125211961, translating into MSNMTTKPDFAQKLLNDLRQRKERMAATQHSSRQSSQTSRATRGTSRGARQMNVLDSASSTTRGSRSVNTKETSSQIIVYEGRQSSKQVRDLSMAIAFAFENSGNLSTISGSSSNPLVNFFNRFGRRSPNSRKMETTGFYNHTSAGSFPNIHVNEISKGVHKLNQILSACSNGLNLDRNSIEIGRELLKGAIDLEESLRMLVSLQDASEFTNSSQKKGRIKLLGEDGEEDEDEDDDNGKRVEQWKLDRPRFSFDRTSGKSRAVQGGTRQQQLALPYRHETSDQSIITNSQLVPHTRSNSYVEDYSLLSLSKSTPEKGRISNVIAKLMGLEEVPLKEGSIGGKNVSNESGKQKKPMTRETRNNGSDLSTNKMLPRREPKQQIKPEKSHETKDGASKMVNSERSQLRKDLKMQAVSMEPANIMIKKQQSHTNHVDGVTSFKENTRKQTHGEDKRAQKSTMLKAEGKTSNRIEQVISANSVEKRNANNYVPKIQEQIAKRPDPSQDKNSVDYKPQQLQKHNLVAKIHEVQQVEHIHASKSKRSAATNQQKKLPREKSTPGDGRSTKVPVRDSVHRRHQDADLTIDNSQNTAINQESPRTQRQSQDSSKTESGIEEGSSRLLAEEKPLEASSTQKRTVTKKVQRREIPEKIEVLATRRNSIGTAKRPDKILRGLKQQMQNKSRASKKTEEPSDLKVKEEKEVITASEMVAEPVKPDVKIETEDDQATVLNSTVANESQIDKRQNKLNLNNIVLDDLEEEEQPRTLKVEEEQNEGVQSLDTREESTERDLLQHECVQSNRQEQLTEPEKQLKETVIKSQMFLSTAEALFKLNIPLSFLHAGDHENEVSGKKLVLDSANEVMRRKARRYEFMNNPYMKTGVSNVKIRSLDDLVRQLCKNLELLKSYGMNGSDESDVAAGLHRMLNKDIYNEDPDVNCMWDFEWSRMMSIFPEMETVVKDVERQMLNGLLDEITSDLLLGI; encoded by the exons ATGAGCAACATGACGACGAAACCAGATTTCGCGCAGAAACTGCTGAATGATCTGCGCCAGCGCAAGGAAAGGATGGCCGCCACTCAGCACTCAAGTCGACAGTCGAGCCAAACATCTAGAG CCACACGCGGGACATCAAGGGGCGCTCGACAAATGAATGTCCTAGATTCC GCTAGTTCTACAACGAGAGGCAGCAGATCAGTGAACACGAAAGAAACTTCGAGCCAGATCATTGTCTACGAGGGCAGGCAAAGCTCTAAGCAAGTCAGAGATCTGTCGATGGCCATAGCTTTTGCCTTTGAAAACAGTGGAAATCTCAGTACCATTAGCGGCTCCAGCAGCAATCCACTAGTTAATTTCTTCAACAGATTTGGTCGAAGATCTCCAAACTCGAGAAAAATGGAGACTACCGGCTTCTACAATCATACCTCAGCTGGTTCGTTTCCTAACATCCATGTCAATGAAATATCGAAAGGAGTTCACAAGCTAAACCAGATTCTAAGTGCCTGCTCCAACGGCCTTAACTTGGACAGAAACTCGATTGAAATTGGAAGAGAGCTGCTGAAAGGCGCAATTGATTTGGAAGAGTCCCTGAGGATGCTTGTGAGCTTACAGGACGCTTCAGAGTTCACGAACAGTTCACAGAAGAAAGGCCGTATAAAGTTACTGGGAGAGGATGGGGAagaggatgaggatgaggatgatgaCAATGGGAAAAGAGTCGAGCAGTGGAAGCTGGATCGGCCTAGATTCTCCTTTGATAGAACCTCAGGGAAGTCCCGAGCGGTCCAGGGTGGAACAAGACAGCAACAGCTAGCTCTACCATATAGGCATGAAACGTCCGACCAATCTATTATCACCAACTCGCAGCTGGTTCCTCATACGAGGTCTAATAGCTATGTCGAGGATTACAGTCTCTTAAGTTTATCAAAGTCCACACCAGAGAAGGGAAGGATTTCAAATGTGATAGCTAAACTTATGGGGCTCGAAGAAGTTCCTCTGAAGGAGGGCTCGATAGGTGGGAAAAATGTATCGAATGAAAGTGGCAAGCAGAAAAAACCCATGACTAGAGAGACTAGGAACAATGGATCTGATCTTAGCACCAACAAGATGCTGCCAAGAAGAGAGCCCAAGCAACAGATCAAACCTGAAAAGAGCCATGAAACAAAGGATGGCGCCTCTAAAATGGTAAACTCGGAGAGGAGCCAGCTGCGTAAAGATTTGAAAATGCAAGCAGTGAGCATGGAGCCAGCAAACATCATGATAAAGAAACAACAAAGCCACACTAATCATGTCGATGGAGTCACGAGCTTCAAAGAAAACACGAGGAAACAAACTCATGGAGAGGACAAAAGGGCACAGAAAAGCACAATGCTGAAAGCAGAAGGCAAAACAAGCAATAGGATTGAGCAAGTGATAAGTGCAAATTCAGTAGAAAAGAGGAATGCAAATAATTATGTTCCGAAAATTCAAGAACAGATCGCTAAAAGGCCTGATCCCTCTCAAGACAAGAACTCTGTCGACTACAAACCACAGCAACTTCAGAAACATAATTTGGTGGCAAAAATCCATGAGGTCCAACAAGTGGAGCACATACACGCCTCAAAATCCAAGAGAAGTGCAGCCACGAATCAGCAGAAGAAATTACCACGCGAAAAATCCACTCCTGGTGATGGGAGATCAACCAAAGTTCCCGTGAGAGACTCTGTTCACAGACGACATCAAGATGCTGACCTCACAATTGATAACTCACAGAATACCGCAATCAATCAAGAAAGCCCCCGGACACAAAGGCAAAGTCAGGATTCATCTAAAACTGAAAGCGGTATAGAAGAGGGGAGCAGTCGACTGCTTGCAGAAGAGAAGCCACTCGAGGCCTCATCCACACAGAAGAGAACTGTTACCAAGAAAGTTCAGAGAAGAGAGATTCCTGAAAAGATAGAAGTACTTGCGACTAGAAGAAATTCTATTGGTACTGCAAAAAGACCAGACAAAATATTGAGAGGTCTGAAACAGCAGATGCAAAATAAAAGCCGCGCATCCAAAAAGACAGAGGAACCAAGTGATCTCAAGgtcaaagaagaaaaagaagtcaTCACTGCTTCAGAAATGGTCGCTGAACCAGTGAAGCCAGATGTAAAGATAGAAACTGAAGATGATCAGGCGACCGTATTAAACAGCACTGTAGCAAATGAATCCCAAATTGACAAGAGACAGAACAAACTCAACCTCAACAAC ATTGTACTGGATGATCTCGAGGAGGAGGAACAGCCTCGTACACTTAAGGTTGAAGAAGAACAAAATGAAGGTGTTCAAAGCTTAG ACACCCGTGAAGAGAGCACTGAACGAGATCTTCTTCAACATGAGTGCGTACAATCGAATAGACAAGAGCAACTGACAGAACCGGAAAAACAACTCAAGGAGACAGTGATAAAAAGCCAGATGTTTCTTAGCACAGCCGAGGCTCTCTTCAAGCTCAACATACCTCTCAGCTTCCTTCACGCGGGTGATCATGAAAACGAAGTGTCAGGCAAGAAGCTCGTGCTGGACTCTGCGAATGAAGTGATGAGGAGAAAAGCAAGGCGGTATGAATTCATGAATAATCCATACATGAAGACTGGAGTAAGTAACGTAAAGATAAGGTCATTGGATGATTTGGTGAGGCAACTCTGCAAGAACTTGGAATTGCTGAAGAGCTATGGCATGAATGGGAGTGATGAGAGTGATGTAGCAGCTGGACTGCATAGAATGCTCAACAAAGACATTTACAATGAGGATCCTGATGTGAACTGCATGTGGGATTTTGAATGGAGCAGAATGATGTCCATATTTCCTGAAATGGAAACTGTGGTGAAAGATGTGGAAAGACAGATGCTGAATGGATTGCTTGATGAGATTACCAGTGACCTTTTGTTAGGTATATAA